The Brassica napus cultivar Da-Ae chromosome C7, Da-Ae, whole genome shotgun sequence genome has a segment encoding these proteins:
- the LOC106410021 gene encoding protein GLUTAMINE DUMPER 6-like gives MRATPKAEIWKSPIPYLFGGLSLVLLLIALALFSLVCIHKKSHSSNNTYPVEEEEDAGDNEAKTVIGEYLPKIVVILAGEDQPTCLAVPVIHTVSSVYPCKCGIVTVLSI, from the coding sequence ATGAGGGCGACACCAAAAGCAGAAATTTGGAAGTCACCAATACCATATCTCTTTGGTGGTTTGTCTTTGGTTCTTTTGCTTATAGCTCTAGCATTATTCTCATTGGTCTGCATACACAAAAAGTCTCATTCTTCTAACAATACCTATCCtgtcgaggaagaagaagacgccGGAGACAACGAAGCTAAGACAGTTATCGGAGAATACTTACCTAAGATCGTCGTGATTTTGGCCGGAGAGGATCAACCTACTTGTTTGGCCGTTCCGGTGATTCACACAGTGTCTTCCGTTTATCCTTGTAAATGTGGCATTGTTACTGTCCTCTCAATCTAA
- the LOC125589774 gene encoding proline dehydrogenase 1, mitochondrial-like → MATRLLRTNFIRRPYRFSALKPVGPPTVTASTAVVPDILSFGQQEPEPPLHHPKPNEAHHDIDLSDQARLFSSMPTSVLLRSTAVLHAAAIGPMVDVGSWVMSSKLMDTALTRGMVLGLVKSTFYDHFCAGEDAAAAAERVRSVYEASGLKGMLVYGVEHADDAATCDENMQHFLRTIEAAKSLHTSHFSSVVVKITAICPISLLKRVSDLLRWEYKSQNFKLSWKLRSFPVFSDSSPLYHTNSEPEPLTAEEERELEAAHVRIQEICRKCQESNVPLLVDAEDTILQPAIDYMAYSSAIIFNTDKDRPIVYNTIQAYLKDAGERLHLAVQEAEKECVPMGFKLVRGAYMSSEARLADSLGHKSPIHDTIQSTHACYNDCMTFLMEKASNGSGFGVVLATHNADSGGLASKKASELNIDKKNGKIEFAQLYGMSDALSFGLKRAGFNVSKYMPYGPVETAIPYLLRRAYENRGMMATGANDRQLMRMELKRRLIAGIA, encoded by the exons ATGGCAACCCGTCTCCTCCGAACTAACTTTATCCGGCGTCCTTACCGTTTCTCCGCTTTAAAACCGGTGGGTCCACCCACCGTAACGGCTTCAACAGCCGTCGTCCCGGATATTCTCTCCTTCGGACAACAAGAACCAGAGCCACCTCTCCACCACCCAAAACCCAATGAAGCTCACCATGACATCGATCTCTCCGACCAAGCCCGTCTCTTCTCCTCTATGCCCACATCCGTCCTCCTCCGCTCCACCGCCGTGCTGCATGCGGCCGCGATAGGTCCCATGGTGGATGTTGGATCGTGGGTCATGAGCTCTAAACTCATGGACACAGCCTTGACACGTGGTATGGTCCTTGGCCTTGTGAAAAGTACGTTTTATGACCACTTCTGCGCCGGTGAAGACGCCGCCGCTGCTGCGGAACGCGTGAGGAGCGTTTACGAAGCCTCGGGTCTTAAAGGTATGCTTGTGTACGGCGTGGAACATGCCGATGACGCTGCCACTTGTGATGAGAACATGCAACACTTCCTTCGAACCATCGAAGCAGCAAAATCCTTACATACATCTCAC TTTAGCTCAGTGGTCGTGAAGATAACCGCGATATGTCCCATCAGTCTTCTAAAACGAGTGAGCGATTTGCTTCGATGGGAATACAAAagtcaaaacttcaaactctCGTGGAAGCTCAGATCTTTCCCGGTTTTCTCCGATTCAAGTCCTCTCTACCACACAAACTCAGAACCGGAACCGTTAACCGCCGAAGAAGAACGGGAGCTCGAAGCAGCTCACGTAAGGATCCAAGAAATCTGTCGGAAATGCCAAGAGTCCAACGTACCTTTGTTGGTCGATGCTGAAGACACAATCCTCCAACCGGCGATCGATTACATGGCTTATTCATCAGCTATCATATTCAACACGGACAAAGACAGACCCATCGTTTACAACACCATTCAGGCCTACTTGAAAGACGCTGGTGAGAGGTTGCACTTGGCCGTACAAGAAGCCGAGAAAGAATGTGTTCCTATGGGTTTTAAGTTGGTGAGAGGCGCTTATATGTCTAGCGAAGCTAGACTAGCAGATTCCTTGGGACACAAGTCACCAATCCATGATACAATTCAGAGTACGCACGCTTGCTACAATGACTGCATGACCTTCCTAATGGAGAAAGCCTCCAATGGATCAGGATTTGGTGTTGTTCTTGCAACACACAACGCTGATTCGG GGGGACTTGCATCAAAAAAAGCTAGTGAGCTCAACATCGATAAAAAGAACGGGAAGATTGAGTTTGCGCAGCTATACGGTATGTCAGATGCATTGTCCTTCGGTTTAAAGAGAGCCGGTTTCAATGTAAGCAAATACATGCCATATGGACCGGTTGAAACCGCTATACCATATCTTCTCCGACGTGCTTATGAGAACCGGGGAATGATGGCCACGGGTGCCAATGATCGTCAACTCATGAGGATGGAACTTAAGAGGAGACTAATCGCTGGAATTGCGTGA
- the LOC106410802 gene encoding probable 2,3-bisphosphoglycerate-independent phosphoglycerate mutase isoform X2: MFNSKDRVFCDVGFYKSVAEMEQGDGEVKKRVAFVLIDGLGDVSIPRLGYKTPLQAANIPNLDAIASAGINGLMDPVEVGLGCGSDTAHLSLMGYDPRVYYRGRGAFESMGAGLAMSPGDIAFKSNFATLDEETGVVVSRRADRHFEEEGPILCAALDGMKLPSFPEYEVRVRYATEHRCGVVVKGPKLSGNISGTDPLKDNRLLLQAKPLDESEEANHTANVVNELSKEISRILVSHPVNAKRLAQGKNIANLVLLRGCGIRIEVPPFEEKHGLFPCMVAPTKIIAGLGMSLGIDILEAPGATGDYRTLLTSKAVAIANALSAPLSPCPNVFVPGEDGHKPGRSGGYDFGFLHIKAIDDAGHDKATMFKVKGLEAVDKAIRQLAKLLWQAESCNNYQYFLCVTGDHSTPVEYGDHSFEPVPFTMCRLREFVSAVGGESALLETSLEPFPLPTVVECGEGVVGKEEDGGRKEAAIAIGGDSVAELSEIAAARGCLGRFHGGEMMGVITKFLKVEV; this comes from the exons ATGTTCAATTCTAAAGATCGAGTCTTTTGTGATGTTGGATTCTATAAAAGCGTAGCAGAGATGGAACAAGGTGACGGAGAAGTCAAAAAGAGAGTTGCTTTTGTCCTGATCGATGGTTTGGGAGATGTGTCAATACCGAGGTTAGGCTACAAGACTCCTCTACAAGCAGCAAACATACCAAATCTCGACGCAATCGCATCAGCTGGAATCAACGGTCTAATGGATCCAGTGGAAGTTGGATTGGGATGCGGTAGTGACACTGCTCACCTCTCTCTGATGGGTTATGACCCCAGAGTGTACTACAGAGGACGCGGCGCGTTTGAGTCAATGGGTGCAGGGTTAGCAATGTCACCAGGTGATATAGCTTTCAAG TCTAATTTCGCGACGTTGGATGAGGAAACTGGAGTTGTTGTTAGTCGAAGAGCTGACCGGCATTTCGAAGAAGAAGGGCCTATACTTTGTGCGGCTCTTGATGGAATGAAGCTTCCTTCTTTCCCTGAGTATGAAGTGAGAGTCAG ATATGCAACGGAACATAGATGTGGAGTGGTTGTAAAAGGGCCAAAGCTCAGTGGGAACATCTCAGGAACAGACCCTTTGAAGGATAACCGTCTGCTTCTCCAAGCTAAACCTTTAGATGAATCAGAAGAAGCTAACCACACAGCTAACGTCGTCAACGAACTGTCCAAGGAGATATCACGCATTCTTGTCTCCCACCCTGTTAACGCAAAGAGGCTTGCACAAGGCAAGAACATAGCTAACCTCGTCCTTCTAAGAGGCTGTGGCATTCGAATTGAGGTTCCTCCTTTTGAAGAGAAGCATGGTTTGTTTCCCTGTATGGTAGCACCAACAAAGATTATAGCAGGACTCGGTATGTCCCTCGGTATCGACATTCTAGAAGCTCCAGGAGCCACTGGTGATTACAGGACGCTTCTCACATCGAAAGCAGTTGCTATAGCCAATGCACTCTCAGCTCCTTTGAGCCCCTGTCCCAATGTCTTTGTCCCGGGAGAGGACGGGCATAAACCGGGAAGGTCAGGTGGTTATGACTTCGGCTTCCTTCACATAAAGGCTATAGATGATGCGGGTCATGATAAGGCGACGATGTTCAAAGTCAAAGGCTTGGAGGCTGTTGATAAGGCCATACGCCAGCTCGCTAAGCTTCTATGGCAAGCTGAGTCTTGTAATAATTACCAGTACTTCTTGTGTGTGACCGGTGATCATTCTACTCCGGTTGAGTACGGAGACCACAGCTTCGAGCCGGTTCCGTTCACTATGTGCCGGTTGAGAGAGTTTGTGAGTGCGGTTGGAGGAGAATCAGCGCTGTTGGAGACGTCTTTGGAGCCTTTTCCACTTCCAACGGTTGTGGAGTGTGGCGAAGGTGTCGTTGGAAAAGAGGAAGACGGTGGGAGGAAGGAGGCTGCGATAGCTATTGGTGGTGATTCAGTTGCGGAGTTGAGTGAGATTGCAGCTGCAAGAGGGTGTCTTGGTCGTTTCCATGGTGGTGAAATGATGGGAGTCATCACTAAGTTTCTTAAGGTTGAGGTATGA
- the LOC106410802 gene encoding probable 2,3-bisphosphoglycerate-independent phosphoglycerate mutase isoform X1 produces the protein MEQGDGEVKKRVAFVLIDGLGDVSIPRLGYKTPLQAANIPNLDAIASAGINGLMDPVEVGLGCGSDTAHLSLMGYDPRVYYRGRGAFESMGAGLAMSPGDIAFKSNFATLDEETGVVVSRRADRHFEEEGPILCAALDGMKLPSFPEYEVRVRYATEHRCGVVVKGPKLSGNISGTDPLKDNRLLLQAKPLDESEEANHTANVVNELSKEISRILVSHPVNAKRLAQGKNIANLVLLRGCGIRIEVPPFEEKHGLFPCMVAPTKIIAGLGMSLGIDILEAPGATGDYRTLLTSKAVAIANALSAPLSPCPNVFVPGEDGHKPGRSGGYDFGFLHIKAIDDAGHDKATMFKVKGLEAVDKAIRQLAKLLWQAESCNNYQYFLCVTGDHSTPVEYGDHSFEPVPFTMCRLREFVSAVGGESALLETSLEPFPLPTVVECGEGVVGKEEDGGRKEAAIAIGGDSVAELSEIAAARGCLGRFHGGEMMGVITKFLKVEV, from the exons ATGGAACAAGGTGACGGAGAAGTCAAAAAGAGAGTTGCTTTTGTCCTGATCGATGGTTTGGGAGATGTGTCAATACCGAGGTTAGGCTACAAGACTCCTCTACAAGCAGCAAACATACCAAATCTCGACGCAATCGCATCAGCTGGAATCAACGGTCTAATGGATCCAGTGGAAGTTGGATTGGGATGCGGTAGTGACACTGCTCACCTCTCTCTGATGGGTTATGACCCCAGAGTGTACTACAGAGGACGCGGCGCGTTTGAGTCAATGGGTGCAGGGTTAGCAATGTCACCAGGTGATATAGCTTTCAAG TCTAATTTCGCGACGTTGGATGAGGAAACTGGAGTTGTTGTTAGTCGAAGAGCTGACCGGCATTTCGAAGAAGAAGGGCCTATACTTTGTGCGGCTCTTGATGGAATGAAGCTTCCTTCTTTCCCTGAGTATGAAGTGAGAGTCAG ATATGCAACGGAACATAGATGTGGAGTGGTTGTAAAAGGGCCAAAGCTCAGTGGGAACATCTCAGGAACAGACCCTTTGAAGGATAACCGTCTGCTTCTCCAAGCTAAACCTTTAGATGAATCAGAAGAAGCTAACCACACAGCTAACGTCGTCAACGAACTGTCCAAGGAGATATCACGCATTCTTGTCTCCCACCCTGTTAACGCAAAGAGGCTTGCACAAGGCAAGAACATAGCTAACCTCGTCCTTCTAAGAGGCTGTGGCATTCGAATTGAGGTTCCTCCTTTTGAAGAGAAGCATGGTTTGTTTCCCTGTATGGTAGCACCAACAAAGATTATAGCAGGACTCGGTATGTCCCTCGGTATCGACATTCTAGAAGCTCCAGGAGCCACTGGTGATTACAGGACGCTTCTCACATCGAAAGCAGTTGCTATAGCCAATGCACTCTCAGCTCCTTTGAGCCCCTGTCCCAATGTCTTTGTCCCGGGAGAGGACGGGCATAAACCGGGAAGGTCAGGTGGTTATGACTTCGGCTTCCTTCACATAAAGGCTATAGATGATGCGGGTCATGATAAGGCGACGATGTTCAAAGTCAAAGGCTTGGAGGCTGTTGATAAGGCCATACGCCAGCTCGCTAAGCTTCTATGGCAAGCTGAGTCTTGTAATAATTACCAGTACTTCTTGTGTGTGACCGGTGATCATTCTACTCCGGTTGAGTACGGAGACCACAGCTTCGAGCCGGTTCCGTTCACTATGTGCCGGTTGAGAGAGTTTGTGAGTGCGGTTGGAGGAGAATCAGCGCTGTTGGAGACGTCTTTGGAGCCTTTTCCACTTCCAACGGTTGTGGAGTGTGGCGAAGGTGTCGTTGGAAAAGAGGAAGACGGTGGGAGGAAGGAGGCTGCGATAGCTATTGGTGGTGATTCAGTTGCGGAGTTGAGTGAGATTGCAGCTGCAAGAGGGTGTCTTGGTCGTTTCCATGGTGGTGAAATGATGGGAGTCATCACTAAGTTTCTTAAGGTTGAGGTATGA